One genomic window of Acetobacter sp. includes the following:
- a CDS encoding metal ABC transporter solute-binding protein, Zn/Mn family: protein MRVPLPSAAILAMCFGVLFSGVLSVSQASAESEDVTRIVAAENVWGDIAAQIGGPKVVVDSILSSPDIDPHLFEPSPATAREVEKADLVILNGAGFDPWMDRMAHSKSTIRVAPLADWQDGGNPHFWFDPVVVDRVARDIARQLRLDTGSSGGLASFESDLARLQTRIVRLGQRVRGIPIAATEPLPGRLTDELGLVMKNSAFQLAVMNDVEPGPAVVAQFENDLKSGRIRLLIYNRQTVTPSASRLLEVARKAGVPCMALTETLPPGLHWQDWMTQILDELERHLLKSDQH, encoded by the coding sequence ATGCGCGTTCCCCTGCCTTCCGCCGCCATTCTCGCGATGTGTTTCGGCGTTTTGTTCTCTGGCGTTCTGTCTGTCTCTCAGGCCAGCGCGGAGAGTGAGGATGTGACGCGCATTGTGGCTGCGGAAAATGTCTGGGGCGATATCGCCGCCCAGATCGGTGGCCCGAAGGTCGTTGTGGACAGTATTCTCAGTTCGCCCGACATTGATCCGCATCTGTTCGAGCCGTCTCCGGCGACGGCGCGCGAGGTGGAAAAGGCCGATCTGGTCATCCTGAACGGGGCGGGGTTTGATCCCTGGATGGACCGGATGGCGCATTCCAAGTCCACGATCCGGGTCGCGCCGCTTGCAGACTGGCAGGATGGCGGAAACCCGCACTTCTGGTTCGATCCGGTCGTGGTCGATCGCGTCGCCCGGGACATCGCCCGTCAGCTTCGGCTGGATACCGGTTCATCGGGAGGTCTGGCGTCTTTTGAAAGTGACCTTGCCCGCCTGCAGACACGCATCGTTCGTCTGGGGCAGCGTGTACGCGGGATTCCGATCGCCGCGACCGAGCCTCTGCCCGGCCGTCTGACGGATGAACTGGGGCTGGTTATGAAAAACAGCGCCTTCCAGCTCGCCGTGATGAACGATGTCGAGCCGGGGCCAGCCGTTGTCGCGCAGTTCGAGAATGATCTGAAAAGCGGCCGGATCAGGCTGCTGATCTATAATCGCCAGACAGTGACGCCCTCTGCCTCGCGTCTGCTGGAAGTCGCCAGAAAGGCGGGCGTTCCGTGCATGGCCCTGACCGAGACATTGCCACCGGGATTGCACTGGCAGGACTGGATGACGCAGATTCTCGATGAACTGGAACGTCATCTTCTGAAATCCGACCAGCACTGA
- a CDS encoding metal ABC transporter ATP-binding protein yields the protein MLSSLSLSIPAGQFVGLFGPNGAGKTTFLRALMGLLPLQQGRISVLGKPPGADMSDIGYMPQNRSANGASLTGWDLLASGMSGNRWGLPWLSRADRMIIQEALESVDAGDLAARRLGELSGGERQRLLIAQALIGSPRLLLLDEPLASLDPVRMRDIAERLGAFVRQRGMTVLCSAHDINALMGVMDSVIYVARGHARLGRVDEVMTTEALSALYGAPVEVCRTPSGRLLVSADAL from the coding sequence GTGCTGTCCAGCCTCTCCCTGTCCATTCCCGCCGGGCAGTTCGTCGGCCTGTTTGGGCCGAACGGCGCGGGCAAGACCACCTTTCTGCGAGCCCTGATGGGGCTGCTGCCGCTTCAGCAGGGACGGATCAGCGTGCTGGGGAAGCCGCCCGGCGCAGATATGAGCGATATCGGTTATATGCCGCAGAACCGGAGCGCCAACGGCGCGTCGCTCACAGGGTGGGATCTGCTGGCGTCCGGTATGTCCGGAAATCGGTGGGGGCTGCCGTGGCTCTCCCGTGCCGACAGAATGATCATTCAGGAAGCACTGGAAAGCGTGGACGCCGGCGATCTCGCCGCACGGCGGCTTGGGGAGCTTTCCGGCGGCGAGAGACAGCGTCTTCTGATCGCGCAGGCGCTGATCGGTTCTCCGCGACTGCTGCTGCTCGATGAACCGCTGGCCAGCCTTGATCCGGTGCGGATGCGTGACATTGCCGAACGTCTGGGCGCGTTTGTGAGGCAGAGGGGCATGACCGTGCTCTGTTCCGCGCATGACATCAACGCCCTGATGGGGGTCATGGACTCGGTGATATATGTCGCTCGCGGCCATGCCCGGCTGGGACGCGTGGATGAGGTGATGACCACGGAGGCGCTTTCCGCGCTCTACGGCGCACCGGTTGAAGTCTGCCGCACGCCGTCGGGTCGTCTGCTGGTCAGCGCGGACGCTTTGTGA
- a CDS encoding metal ABC transporter permease → MLDYDFMRMAFAASVFVALLAGPVGWFLVLRRQSFAGHALAHIAFAGAAGAALVGWSPLVGLFGSSILAGGAMGLPDQKAAGRDVAIGLVLSLAMGCGVLFLHLMTRSASVANALLFGNVLGVSPQTLGSLAVFTLAGLAGLAVLSRPLLFASLQPELAEARGVRVRMVSILFLMLVGAATAEAAQITGVLLVFTLMVGPGATAHRLGLSPWAGLVCATLLAVAEAWGGLMLSWWTDAPVSFWIAVLSTLAFLLAGLMSAGRRKV, encoded by the coding sequence ATGCTTGACTACGATTTCATGCGGATGGCGTTCGCCGCTTCTGTCTTCGTGGCGCTGCTGGCAGGGCCGGTCGGATGGTTTCTCGTCCTGCGTCGTCAGAGCTTCGCCGGGCATGCGCTGGCGCATATTGCCTTTGCGGGCGCGGCGGGTGCGGCGCTTGTGGGCTGGTCCCCATTGGTCGGGCTGTTCGGGTCCTCCATTCTGGCGGGTGGCGCGATGGGCCTGCCGGACCAGAAGGCCGCCGGACGGGACGTCGCCATCGGTCTCGTGCTGTCACTGGCCATGGGGTGTGGTGTACTGTTCCTGCATCTGATGACACGGTCCGCTTCCGTGGCGAACGCCCTGCTGTTCGGCAATGTGCTCGGGGTGAGTCCTCAGACGCTGGGCTCTCTGGCGGTTTTCACTCTGGCGGGTCTTGCCGGGTTGGCCGTCCTGTCGCGTCCGCTTCTGTTCGCCAGTCTGCAACCGGAACTGGCTGAAGCACGCGGTGTGCGGGTGCGGATGGTGTCCATCCTTTTCCTGATGCTGGTGGGCGCGGCGACAGCCGAGGCGGCGCAGATCACCGGCGTTCTGCTCGTTTTCACCCTGATGGTGGGGCCTGGCGCGACGGCGCATCGGCTCGGTCTCTCGCCGTGGGCCGGTCTCGTCTGCGCGACGTTGCTGGCGGTTGCCGAGGCGTGGGGCGGGTTGATGCTGTCATGGTGGACGGATGCGCCGGTTTCCTTCTGGATCGCCGTGCTCAGCACGCTGGCTTTTCTTCTCGCGGGCCTGATGTCTGCCGGACGGCGTAAGGTCTGA
- a CDS encoding Fe2+-dependent dioxygenase, which produces MLLHIPQVLTAEELAQCRAVMDTADWKDGKVTAGQQSAKAKNNLQLPLNHPEHRALADLVLRALGRNPLFNSAVIPLRVVPPLFNRYDPGMEFRAHVDNAVRPIPGSGGLRIRTDVSSTLFLNDPEDYEGGELIIYDESGTREVKLPAGDMIVYDTTVLHSVEPVTEGTRLASFFWTQSMVRDESQRRILFTLDQQIMDLRARLEDDDPAVLGLVNVYHNLMRQWCDVM; this is translated from the coding sequence ATGCTTCTGCATATTCCCCAGGTTCTGACAGCCGAAGAGCTGGCGCAGTGCCGCGCCGTCATGGACACGGCAGACTGGAAAGACGGCAAGGTGACGGCGGGGCAGCAGTCGGCCAAGGCGAAAAACAACCTGCAACTGCCGCTCAACCATCCTGAGCATCGTGCGCTGGCTGATCTTGTACTGCGGGCGCTGGGGCGTAATCCGCTGTTCAACAGTGCGGTCATTCCATTGCGTGTCGTGCCGCCTCTGTTCAATCGCTATGATCCGGGCATGGAGTTCCGCGCGCATGTGGACAACGCCGTGCGGCCTATTCCCGGCTCGGGTGGGCTGCGTATCCGCACGGATGTATCCTCGACCCTGTTCCTCAATGATCCGGAGGATTACGAGGGTGGCGAACTGATCATCTACGACGAATCCGGTACAAGGGAGGTCAAACTCCCTGCCGGTGACATGATCGTTTACGACACGACGGTTCTGCATTCGGTTGAGCCGGTGACGGAAGGGACGCGGCTGGCCTCGTTTTTCTGGACTCAGTCCATGGTGCGGGATGAAAGCCAGCGGCGTATCCTGTTTACCCTCGATCAGCAGATCATGGATTTGCGCGCCCGGCTGGAGGATGACGATCCGGCCGTTCTCGGTCTGGTCAATGTGTATCACAACCTCATGCGACAATGGTGTGACGTGATGTAG
- a CDS encoding glycoside hydrolase family 108 protein: MTGQNFDACLDFVRTAEGGYSEDPKDLGNWLPDENGRKGVLIGSHYGVSAAMLASWRKPHPVSQDDMRDLDLETFDAIARSRFWNPLVCSALPAGLDLMVFDFGWNCGVSASARLLQRMVGVTMDGCIGPQTLSALNHMNASELLPQIDPENLAILHTRLGLPASSGIGPEVKRALEGQQMMELLLVLVLSGMQEREYRVRAGFRRWGRGWLARTKRRTETALALVAAARGREAGPAIF, translated from the coding sequence TTGACTGGCCAGAATTTTGATGCCTGCCTGGATTTTGTTCGTACGGCTGAAGGTGGGTACAGTGAAGATCCAAAGGATCTGGGTAACTGGCTGCCTGATGAAAACGGTCGGAAAGGCGTCCTGATCGGCAGTCATTACGGCGTTTCCGCAGCAATGCTGGCATCATGGAGAAAGCCCCACCCCGTTTCTCAGGATGATATGCGCGATCTGGACCTTGAGACCTTTGATGCCATCGCCCGCTCCAGATTCTGGAATCCGCTGGTCTGTTCCGCTCTGCCCGCCGGTCTTGATCTCATGGTGTTCGACTTCGGATGGAATTGCGGTGTGTCCGCGTCCGCCCGCCTGTTGCAGCGGATGGTGGGGGTCACGATGGACGGATGTATTGGTCCGCAGACTCTCTCAGCGCTGAATCATATGAATGCCTCCGAACTGCTGCCGCAGATTGACCCGGAGAATCTGGCGATCCTGCACACTCGTCTCGGACTGCCAGCCAGCAGCGGTATCGGACCGGAAGTGAAGCGGGCTCTTGAAGGCCAGCAGATGATGGAACTGCTTCTTGTGCTCGTCCTGTCGGGTATGCAGGAACGTGAATACAGGGTGCGGGCCGGTTTTCGTCGCTGGGGGCGGGGATGGCTTGCCCGCACGAAGCGCCGCACCGAGACGGCGCTTGCCCTTGTCGCTGCCGCCAGAGGGAGAGAGGCAGGTCCGGCCATATTCTGA
- a CDS encoding phosphoribosyl-ATP pyrophosphatase, with amino-acid sequence MTIRSSGAVESLAPLLHALAQQERERSDDAKTRRLARTLGLVTAECATAVIEGDREEVVRSSAGFIRELVAIWADQGLDPDAVWTELHCRIEMGELCLRLSRASGPHKGRRKGPWRVATSKLP; translated from the coding sequence ATGACAATTCGTTCCTCTGGCGCCGTCGAAAGTCTCGCTCCCCTGTTGCACGCGCTGGCGCAACAGGAACGTGAGAGATCAGATGATGCAAAAACCCGGCGTCTTGCCAGAACGCTGGGTCTTGTCACGGCTGAATGCGCGACGGCGGTTATTGAGGGCGACAGGGAAGAGGTGGTCCGGAGTAGCGCCGGGTTCATCCGGGAGCTGGTCGCGATATGGGCTGATCAGGGGCTTGACCCCGATGCCGTGTGGACGGAACTGCACTGTCGGATTGAAATGGGAGAGTTGTGCCTGCGTCTGAGCCGTGCCTCCGGACCGCACAAGGGGCGACGCAAGGGACCGTGGCGGGTTGCGACCAGCAAACTGCCATAA
- a CDS encoding CvpA family protein, whose protein sequence is MAAALSFVSEHIPAWNTVQVALGEAVRAVVNTPTSAPALLVELILALSIVSGFRKGLTREIMGLIAWAVAGVAAIRYRHVFVVWAIPTMEPVELADGIGFGVIFFGGLAVGALVSSLFAHLIRISPLAGLDKLLGGMFGVLRGGTVIVTLYMASHWVTATNMVVAGQRGDGTTENSITTALSYIAPLMSRFVPSDLARDAGSGHDLGEPEDVPGEAYPENP, encoded by the coding sequence ATGGCAGCCGCCCTTTCATTTGTGTCTGAGCATATTCCCGCATGGAATACCGTGCAGGTTGCGCTGGGAGAGGCCGTGCGGGCGGTTGTGAACACGCCGACATCGGCGCCTGCCCTGCTGGTGGAGCTGATTCTGGCCCTGTCCATTGTCAGCGGGTTCAGAAAAGGCCTCACACGGGAAATAATGGGACTGATCGCCTGGGCTGTGGCCGGCGTGGCGGCGATCAGATACCGGCATGTCTTTGTCGTATGGGCGATACCGACGATGGAGCCGGTGGAACTGGCAGATGGGATCGGGTTCGGTGTGATATTCTTTGGCGGTCTGGCTGTCGGCGCCCTTGTGTCCAGCCTTTTCGCCCACCTTATCAGAATCTCTCCTCTGGCCGGGCTGGACAAGCTTTTGGGCGGGATGTTCGGGGTTCTGCGGGGTGGAACGGTTATTGTGACCCTCTATATGGCCTCTCACTGGGTTACAGCCACGAATATGGTTGTGGCCGGACAGCGTGGCGATGGAACAACAGAGAACTCGATAACGACCGCGCTCTCCTATATTGCGCCCCTGATGTCGAGATTTGTGCCCTCAGACCTTGCGCGAGACGCTGGCTCGGGCCATGACCTCGGCGAGCCGGAAGACGTGCCCGGCGAGGCTTACCCAGAGAACCCCTGA